CAACAAGAGGTCCGGGATGAATTCGCACGTGCCCGTCAGTTTGTGGCTGATTTGAAGACACAAACTCCCTGTCTCACATTGATTGAAGCGAATGAGGCTGTTGGTGACAAAACGCTGCAGGCATTGATTTCCAGCCTGGATACTGACGCGACACTCTCTACTGAAGTGAAACCAGTCGAGTTGAAAACTCGCTCGTACGCGGCACAGCGACATGCCGGGCAACTGGCAGAAATTGAGAGACACAATCAGCGGCTGCTGCAACTGGCTTATGAGTCACGTATCGAATTCATGAAGAATCTCAAGACTGGCTCTTTAGATGAATTTAAGAAAACGGTCGAACCATATCGTGATATTTTCAAGAAAGATGTCGTGGGCGAATTTGCTCTAAAGCTGCTGCCCGCCAATGCCCGGACTCGCAAGTATCAGGAAGGACCGAAGACCGTCAGCTATCAGGTCGAAATGGATGTGTTTCCTGATGTGACCGCATATGGAATTCTCACAATTCCCAAAGATCTCAAGCTGGATGGTTCTGAGAAACGTCCAGTCGTCGTTACCCAGCATGGTCTGGAAGGACGCCCCCGGCACACGGTGGGGGAAGAAAAATATGCCGCTTATAAATCCTTCTCAACCCACCTGGCGGAACGGGGCTTTATTACATTCGCGCCTCAGAACCCATATATCCTGTTCGATCGTTTTCGAACCTTGCAGTTCAAGTCGCAGTCGATTGGTCGGACTCTGTTTTCCATTGCGGTTCCGCAGCATCAGCAGATTACAGACTGGCTGAAAACACAGCCCTTCGTCGACGGCAACCGAATCGGCTTTTATGGGATTTCCTATGGTGGAAAATCAGCTATGCGGATACCGCCACTCGTTGAAAATTATGCACTTTCGATCTGTTCAGCTGATTTTGGAGAATGGGTCTGGAAGAATGCAGCCACCGATCAACGATCCCTGCGGTACAGCTATGTCAACAAAGGGGAATATGAAATCTTCGAATGGAATCTGGGGGGGACTTTCAACTATGCGGAAATGGCAGCCTTGATCTGTCCTCGGCCCTTCATGGTTGAACGCGGTCACTTTGATGGTGTCGAACCTGATGATCGGGTCGCCCAGGAATATGCCAAGGTACGTTTTCTGTATCAGGCCCAATTGGGGATCGGTGATCGAACCACCATTGAATGGATCAAAGGTCCACATGCGATCCACGAACAGGGCGCTTATGATTTCCTGCACCAGCATCTCAACTGGCCAGAGCCCGAAAAGTCCGAGTGAAACTGACAGGCCTGCGATTTATTCATCTTTATCGTTGGTTGTCTCTTGAGTGAGCAGGTCCTCGACATGCAGCATAACGGCGGCATCAGCCTTTACCGCAGATGAATCAAGCAGCGCTTTTCGTTGAGCCGGAGAGAAGGAACCGTCCTCTTTTTGAGTTTTCGCAATCAGTCTTTGGGCCGTCTCGCGTGGTGCGCTGTATTTACCATCACCGTCCACATCCAGAAAAATGGGATTAGTGATTGCCTGAGAAGCCTTGCCATAAGTTGTCCAGCCGGGCAGGGTAATAGCATCTCCCAGTACAAACGCAACGACATAAGCGTCGTGTGGAGTGAGTCCCAGTGAAAAGGTCAGCGTCTGATCGGTAGGCTGGTTTGATTTCGTCTTGATGGTCTGGTGAGCAATCTGTTTTCCATTCACATAGATCATTGCTTCGCGCGGCTGAACCCACGATGGGGAAGCGACTCGTAACGTTGCGGTCAGCTTTGAACCTGTTTTTTTATCAGCGTGGATGGCATTCTCAGGTACCAGGTCTCCCATCTGATACTGTCCTTGCAGTTTGAGGTCTGCAAAGATTCCTGCTGATGCCACGGCCCGACCCTGTGTGAAAGCATCATACACCTCTCGGGGAACGATCTCAGAGACTTTGTCAGTTGTACTTTTCAGGTATGTCCGAGCCTGTCCTACCGGATCATTCACGGTGTGGGAGTCTGTGGCTCCGACAGCGGTCAGTTTGGAACCACGGTTCAGCAGTGACATCCAGTCTTCCAGGGCGTAGAAAAAATCGGGGATTTTATTTGCAGGCTGAGCAACTTCATAACCGTTGAAGTTGAATTCAGGTCCCTCACCCCGGTTCCCCGTGCGTCGATTGAAACGAAACCGACCGAATGGACCATCCGGAATACTGGGCCAGTAGGGGTGGTTCAGGATAATTACCTCGGCTCCTTTGAGACGCATGTCGGCAATCAGCTCACTCCAGCTATCATTCTCCAGAAACAGGGGATTACGTCCCTTTACGCCACCGGGGACGGCCTTGTCCGGATCGAAGGGAAATGCCGTAAAATGTCCATTGCGGGTTGTGACTTCATCACCCGAAATCGCATGGAAGTGTGACTGTGTTCCCGTCGATTTCTGAAACGGACGGTAGTCCGAAATATGATTGTGATCGGTGGCTACAGCGACTTCGATTCCTTCGCCGGCGATTGTGATCATGCGTTCTTCGAATGTGGCATTACCGTGACCGCTGCCGGGTAAGGTATGGATATGGCTGTCACAGGCAATAAATCCCGTGGTATCTACTTCACGTGAAATGATCAAAGTATGTGACTGGGGCTGATCGTAATTTACGACGATCGACTGTTTATCGTATCCCCATTCCATGCCTCGCGTGGCGTACAGCGTATACTTTCCCGGTGGTAATTCGAAAGAATCCCCTGTCCCCAGCGTATAAAGAATCCCGGGACGGACGGCGGTCATCGGCTGACTGGCATTATAGAGGTGGGGCAGTTCACCTGATTCATTCACAATTGTCAGCCGTGCGGGGACAGGCTGATCTTCCGGTGTTTGGACTTTTACGGTCACAGATCCCAGCTGCAACGCCTGCTTCAGAGGTCGAGGATCTAAAACGATATTACGTAGAACGGAAGGTTGTCCTCGACCAGTAATTGCCAGGGTGTTTTCACCTGTTTTGAGAACTTCTGCAGGAACCGTAAAACCGATCCGCTGAAAACCGTCTGCCTGTTTATCAGCCCCAATCTGGCGGGTGTTTGCTTCCAATCGACCCAGGTCCTGGTCATTGATGAAGACCTTCCAGTATCTGCCGGAGCTTTGTTTCAGTAGCTTCAGATCAAACAGCAAAGTAAATTCAGTCGGATTGGCGTGAGCAGAGAATACTGTCTCATAAGTCTTTTTTCCTTCAACCTGATGCGACTTTGCATCAATGACAAGAGGAGATTCAGCGGAGCGGAGTTCGCTGGTAAAAAAGGCCGTGATGCAGACGGTTAATAGAATGAATGCATTATGACGGGACAGGTCCATGAAGAGGGAATCCTAATGAGTGAGCGAGTTACCAGGTGGGCGGGAGAATCAGAAGTATTTACAACAGACACAATCTGCAATGAGAAGTGTTCCTGTCTGTAATCTGATTATAAACGACCGGTTCAAGAACTTCGCAGTGACGATGTGTGAATTTTCTGTGAACAGACTGAATTTCTCTGATGAATGTCACCGTCGATTAATGCACCCTCAGTCAGTTACTTCATACTTGTCTTCGACTCGTACTCCAGGCAACTGCAAAACTGTACGGCTTTATCGCTCAGGAGGGGGATGAAAAAATATTGTCAAAAGCGGTGGATTTCCGCGGCGGGTTTACGTTTATTTCTTAGAGACTCTGAAAGGACGACTCGAGGTTTTGAGCCGTCCGGTTGATCAACTTTTTTGTAGGGCGGGCCTTCGTCAATACAAAAACAACCACGCGCCTGGTGACTGGTGTAGCGCTGTTCGTTCGAACTGTGCGCCAGTGGCCTCGCGCCTCAGGAGATCCCATCATGCTCTTTCGAAAAACCAGTCATCAACGCAAGGCTTCTCGACTCTCCTCTCATATCTCAGTCGTCGAGCACCTTGAAACCCGTCAACTGTTGTCCGCGACGAATTCACTCATGACAGAACCTGCTAATCATCATCATTCGATGTCCGATACAACTCCCGAATATCCGTCGATCGACGGAACAGGGAATAATATCGACAACCCGGAACTGGGCAGTACCGGGACGCAACTGATTCGACTGGCCGAAGCCGCTTACGGCGATGGCCTGTCAACTCCCGCGGGAGAAGACCGGCTGAGTGCCCGGGAAATCAGTAATGTGATCGCAGCAGCTGAGACTTCCCAGACAAATGCCCGTTACCTGACCGATCTGTTCTGGGTCTGGGGACAGTTTATTGATCACGATATTACTTTGACTGAAGCTGCTCATGATGAATATGGTGACCCGTTGGAAGCTTTTCCAATCGAGGTTCCGACAGGTGATCCCTACTTTGATCCGGACGGCTCTGGAGATGATGTGATCAGTCTGAATCGGAGTGCCTTTGAAGAGGACGAAAACGGCATACGTCAGCAGATCAATCAGATTACGGCTTTCATTGATGGGTCGATGATCTACGGTTCTGATGCAGAACGGGCCGACCAGTTGAGAACTTTCAGTAGGGGACAGCTGAAAACCAGCGATGGAGATCTATTGCCTTACGGAGATGATGGATTCTTTCTGGCGGGTGATATTCGGGCTAATGAAAACGTGGCCCTGACGTCAATGCATACTCTCTGGGTACGTGAACACAATCGAGTCGCAACTGAACTGTCGCTGGAGAATCCCGACCTGACCGATGAAGAACTTTATCAGCAGGCGCGACAGATTGTAATCGGTGAATTGCAGGCGATCACGTTTAATGAGTATCTACCTGCGTTATTCGGAGAAGATGCTATCAGTAAATACATGGGATACGATTCCGGTGTTGATCCCAGTATCGCGAACGAGTTTTCCAATGCCGCCTATCGTTACGGTCACACAATGCTGTCGTCTGAACTGCTCCGGTTGGATGCAAATGGAGATGTTGCTGCCGAAGGTAATATCTCGCTGGTCAATGCCTTCTTTAACCCGGGAGAACTGGAAGCCAATGGGATTGATTCCCTGTTACGAGGCGCCTCAGTCAACCTGGCACAGGAAATTGACAATCAACTGGTGGATGATGTGCGGAACTTCTTGTTTGGGCCTCCCGGATCCGGCGGTTTCGATCTGGCGTCGTTGAATATTCAACGTGGGCGTGACCACGGGCTGGCCGATTATAACGCGACCAGGGTTGCTTTGGGCCTGGAAGCAGTGCAGAGTTTCTCAGATATCAGTTCAGATCCAGAAGTGGCAGCAAAACTGGAGGCCCTGTACGGCATGGTTGATAATATTGATCTCTGGGTCGGGGGACTGGCAGAAGATCATCTACCGGGCTCGAGTATGGGGGAGACGTTCACCTCTATCATCGTCGATCAGTTCCAGAGACTGCGGGACGGCGATCGTTTCTGGTATCAGAATATCTTTTCTGGTGATGTATTGAAAGAAATACATGATACGACACTCGCCGATGTAATCGAACGCAATTCAGAGGTATCCGGTCTGCAGGAAAACGTATTCTTTGCACCGTCGGTGCTTCAGATCGACCTTGCAGATCTCGGGAGTAATGATGTTACCATTCGCGAACGAAACGGAAATCTGGAAGTGGTTGACAACAGAACCAGAACCTTGATCAGCAGTCAGTCACTGGAAGGGATTGAGCGTTTAATGTTGACCGGCAGTCATCACGAACCACAGCAGATCACCATTGCCAATCTGAGCAGTGCCATATTACCGGGGGGAATGGTTGTAGAATCAGGCAGAAGCCATTCCGACACATTAGTCTTGAATGGGACAAATCAGAGTGATTCGATTGCGGTGAATGTAAGTTCTGTAGACATATCCGGCCTTCAGATTGATTATACAGGACTGGAGCGGATTGTGCTTCAGGGGATGGACGCGAATGATACGATCGCGGTTGCCGGTGGGTTAGAAGTAGCTGTCAGCATTCTTGATCACCAGGATCGCGATCGACATCATGAGAGAAGAGGAGATCAGGATCATCTCAAGGCGAAGCGAGACAATCACCATCCCAGACAGGAGCCCGTTCGAAACGTAAGGCGGGATTCAATCGAACCCGGTATGATTGTGCTTGATCAGGTATTTGCTTCCAGTGAGCTGGACCAGATTCTAGACCAGCCACCCAAAAGACGTAGACGTTAACCGATAATGAGCGCTGGTTAAGATGGGATTCAATATATCCGGATCCAGGATCTGGCTCCCCAATTCGGGACTGGATCCGGAATATTGTTTCTTCTAGTTGTAATATTCTGACTAAGATAAATACACCAGCCTCATTTTTTATTCATGTGACGATATCGGAGTCTCCTCAGTCACTTGAAATGGATCGGAATAGGTCGACCAGACTTCGGGACCATCGATCCATTCAGAGTCCTGAAGCAGGCAACGGTCCAGGACTTTACGAATCAGGGTCTCATCCATGTCACGACCAATAAAGACCAGTTCCTGACGACGGTCCCCGTACTGTCCCTCATATCGGGACAGAATCTCCCTCTTCTGGTTTTGATCAATGTTCCACTCCTCCGGCTTTGTGGCAGCCCACCAGTAACCAGCGGGATCAAATCGCACGGAGATACCGGCGTGTGACCAGAGATTGGCAATATTATGCTGCGAAGCGAGCCAGGCAAAGCCTTTACTGCGGAGAACATGCTCCAGCCAGGAATCGTCTCTGTCCAGTGCCCGCCAGAGACGTTCCGGATGAAAGGGGCGACGGGCCTGGTAAGTGAAACTCTGCACTCCATATTCGTCGACTTCCGAATGAACTTCACCCCGCGGTGTTTCGAGCCAGCCTGTATGCGTAGAAGCCGAATCCATGTCAAACAGGCCTGTTCCCAGCACTTGTTTTAAATCGACTTTTCCGAATGAGGATTCGAGAATATGAGCGTTGGGATTCAGGTGCTGAATGACTGCATGCAGTTGTTCGAGTTCCTGCCTGCTGACAAGGTCTGCTTTATTGATCAGAATGATATTCGCAAATTCGACCTGATCGATGAGCAGGTCGACAATATTCCGTCGATCGTCTTCGCTCAGTCCCAGCTCCCGGTCAACCAGATCTTCGTGGGACTGATAGTCACGCTGAAAATTAGCGGCATCAATGACTGTTACAAGAGTGTCCAGCTGCGCGAAATCCGAGAGGCTTCTGCCTTCTTCATCTGCAAACGTGAAGGTCTCGGCGACAGGCATTGGTTCTGAAATGCCCGTCGATTCAATCAGGAGATAATCGAACCGCTGTTCCTGTGCCAGGCGACTGACTTCCACCATCAGATCTTCTCTGAGGGTGCAGCAGATGCAGCCATTGGACATTTCCACAAGCTTTTCTTCCGTACGGCTCAACGCCTGATTTCCTTCTCTCACCAATGCGGCGTCGATATTGATCTCACTCATGTCGTTGACGATCACAGCCACTTTCAGCCCGGCCCGATTGGCCAGAACGTGATTGAGCAGTGTGGTTTTTCCCGCTCCCAGGAAACCGGAGAGCACGGTCACGGGCAGTTTGCGAGGAACGTTTTCGGAACTCTGAATCATGGGTAAACTCCATTCTGTAAAATGTGATTCGTATTATTGATTCCCGTGCTGTCAGAGACCTGACAGAGAGGAAGGATTTCAAGCAGCGATCAGACAGTGGCTTCGTGACGAAACCTGATGTGCGCAAGCTGAGGGTAATGATCCGGGACTGGAGGCGAGGAACTCAGTTCATGTCCCTGAGATAAGCGTCCACCATGCGGCGATGTGTATGTTGTATATCCGCGACCAGACGACGTATCTCTTCATGTTCTTCGTCCTCAATCTCGTGGGCCAGCAGTTCCAGCTTTTCCCGCAGCAATTGAGCCTTCCAGTGATGGTATTCACTAAGATTCAGGTTTCGTAAATAGACGCCGACTTCCAGTTTGCGGGTCCAGTCATCATAGATGTCAATCCAGTATTTCGAGTGGGAGACGTTTCCAGACAAAGCGCCGGAAAGCGCTTCCGTCTTGGCAATCGTCATCTCTTCGCACACCACATCCGGTGAGGGGTAATAAGAAAAACAGCCGACTCCACTGGCAACGATCAGGCCGACCAGAATCAAAATCCCCAGGACGGGACCGGGAAGCACAATGTCATATTTGCCGGACTTCACGGGTTCCACTTTTTTCAGCCAGTCTTCGATTCGTCCACGGCGATCCACTAACCTCAGAAGAAAACCGATCAGGATCACGCCCCCCAGAATACCTGCCGAATAGATTTCATAGGGATCAATGACATGCCCCAGCTTCTGTTTCGCTGTTTGATAGAAGCTGGTCGTGCCCGGACTGAAAGGCTGGCAATAAATGTCGAACGCATGCGTGTGATCTGCCGGTTCAATATTGGTTGGGAAGAGCGGTTTCTCCACTCCATAGGCCAGCCCGATGATGACCAGCAGCAGGAGGCCAAACCAGACCATCGTTTTTTTCCAGTTGTAATTGCGAACGATCCAGGCCACCAGGCCCAGATTCACACCCGCACCGAGTACCAGCAGAATGAAGGCGGCACCGACCGAGTTGGCATGCTGAAACATTGATCCCAACTGAGACATCGCCAGCATGGGAGTCGCATAGACGGGAATCGCTACACCGGTCATCAGCAGGGGGGCGTATGAATTATCGTAGTTGACGGACCTCTGCAGACTGGCTTGCGGCAGAAATGCTCCCAGCAGAGCGACTCCTGCCAGACCGATCAGGATATATACCAGGCTGGCTCCAGATGCTTCTTTGGCTGCACTGTAACCGACAGATAAAACGCGTTTGATTCCGTAGGGGATTACCTGGTCATCGGCTGGTTGTTCTGTTTTCTCAGGGAACAGTCGGTCCCAGATGGTTCCCACCAGGGTGACGATGAGCAGCGAGAAGAGTGCGAAGGTCAGGATCGTGACCGGCTCGGAAAGGGTCAGTCCGTAGAGCAGAGAAAGCGGGTTAAACAGCGGGGCAGACATGGCGAAAGCAATAATCGTGCCTCCTGCCAGTCCTGCTTTCTTTAACTCTCGGGCAACGGGGATGACGCCCAACGAACAGACCGGAAGCAGCATCCCGATCACCCAGGCCCGGAACAGAGAGGATCGGGTGCCTTCACCAAACAGCCTTCTGGTTTCTACGGAACCAAAGAATCGCTGAAAGATAGCTGCAATAAACAAACCTGCCAGAATGAAGGGAGCGGCTTCCAGCAGGCACTGTACGAAGCGGAGTGCGAAGCCCCAGAGATAGTATTGAATCATGACGAAGTTCCGAATCAGAAAGAGAAGTCAGAAAAAATGAGCCTTGCGTCGGTTAACTTTGAAACTTCTTTGTTTCTGAGCGTCCCGTATACTGTTTTAATTTGTCGACCAGGAGAAAGTAGCGGCCGACCAGAGTGGCGTCGACCTGGGAGAAATCCGTCTGTTGAAAGACCGATTTAATCTCAGTGGAAAGCTGTTGGACCTCATTCCAGTCCTTGTGTTTCAATTCGCTGTCGGCTGCCAGTTCAGGGATCCAGTCAATGATTTCCCCCAGTTGCTGTTTTTCCTCCTGGTTCACCGAGGCCGGACTCTGATTCAGCAGAGTTCTCATCCGGCTGTCCAGTTCTCTCACAGTCTGGGTATAAGTTTTAGGCTTATGTTCCGGAATATGATGTTCCAGGTGATCTTCTTCCGTAGCTGATTCCCCAGTCTGAGTACATCCGGCCTGAATTGAACTCAGGAGACTTCCCAGACACAGTACGGTAATGACCGGGAATCGACTTTTGAAAAGAGGCTCATGTTGCATTGGTCTGCCTGTGATTACGAAAGAGAAGAAACCTTTGAGTAATGAATTCAGTTAGAGGACGGCAATGTATATTCGGGCAGCTTCACCGATTTGAGTATCTCCTCAATCAGTGCCCGGCTTTCAGACTGATCCACGCCCAGGCGAACACTGAGCACGGGCAGGGCCGTTTCCAACAGATCGTCAGGGATGACATAACTTCTCTGCTCCAGAAAAGCGTGTGCCTGGGCAACCCGCTGCCAGGTCAGTAAACCACGCGGGCTCAATCCCAGGCTGACCTGCGCGTGTTTACGGGTCACATTTCCGATCTGAACCAGATAGCGTTGCACCGACTCTGCTACGGGAATCGCCACAATCTTGCGTTGCATGTCCAGAAGTTCCTGTTCGCCAAACACCGGTTCCAGTTCAGCGATTACATCCGTATTTTGATCGATGGCTGCAGCCAGCATGCGGATTTCATCGTTTTCTTCCGGGTATCCGATGCTCAGCTTCATGGAAAACCGGTCGAGCTGTGCTTCGGGCAGGGGGTAAGTACCATGCTGATCGATCGGGTTCTGTGTGGCGATCACGAAATAATCCTGAGATAACTGGTAGCGAACCGCATCCACGGTCACCTGCCGTTCTGCCATCGCTTCGAGTAACGCACTCTGGGTACGGGGAGTCGCTCGATTGATCTCATCTGCCAGCATGATGTCGGAAAAGACGGGCCCCTGACGAAATTCAAATTCATGTGTCTTCTGATTGAAAATATTGAAGCCGGTGATATCGCTGGGCAGTAAGTCGGGTGTGCATTGCACTCTGGCAAACCGGCCCCCAATCAGTGTGGCGAGTGCTTTGGCCAGCATCGTCTTGCCCAGACCGGGGTGGTCTTCCAGCAGCAGATGACCGCGGGAAAGCAGGCAGATGATCACATTGTCGATGACATCCGCTTTCCCTTTGAGCACCTGATTCAGTTTGTCTCGCAGTTGATCGACTCTGGAATATTCCTGTTGTAAATCCATCTGGATGTTTTTTTCTAATAGAGATGCCATGCGTGCCTGCTTATAAAAATGGATAAATGCGTCTGTCAGGGCGTCCGTTTAACCCAGCGGGCTTCGTTTATGATTTGATAACAGCAGTCGCTGATCTGTTCTCTGCCGGGAGACTGAACCTGATCAGCGGAACTGGGAGCAAAGGCGGCCCAGTTCACATAGTAAGCCAGATCCGCCAGACAGTTTGCGTTGACCGATAAATGTTCTGATTGCTGCCTGAACCACTGGTTGAGGGACATTGTCAGTGGTCGCTTCTGTCCCTGGCCTCTGATGCGTAATTCGAGCAGCCAGAGGGTTCTGAAAATCAACCGGCGGGTATCGCGGGGGCGATAGAGTCTGAGCCAGCCCGTGATCAGGCAGGCACTGATCTGATACCGGAAGAGGCAGACGCCGATGAGGCTTGCGAGTGCGATGAAACAGAAAACGAAGTGATTGCAAATCCAGTAGGTAGCAACCAGGATCGCTTCGACGGTTCTCTCATATAAAGACAGGGGGGGTCCCAGTACCGCATAACCGGCTGTGGGCTCGATGGTACACCAGTCATCAGGCCCCGGTCCGACTTTCACCTCTACCCAGAAATGGACATCGTCTGCACAGACCGGAGTGTGGTCCGATTTCAAATCATAGTCAGCCGGACTGGCGTAGAAGCCACTGACCAGCCTGGTCGAGTATCCCAGGGAACGTAGCATCAGGGCGGCGGATGAGGCAATCAGGTAATCTGGGCCCACCTTGCTTTCGAACAGGAATTCATCCAGAGGCAACTGTTGCTTTCCATCAAAAGCGACTGAGCGATCTTGCTCGAAGTGTTCGCGGTGATACTGCTCAATTTTCTTAATTCGATCCCAGTCATTCTCCGTGTCAGCGACCAGCTGATTTGCCAGTCTGCGAATTTTGGGAATCAGCGGTACTTCAGGTAGCGCGATGTAATGCTTCTGCTGATGCGACAGGGCAGCGAAGCGGGCATCGCGATACTGAATCTGTTTTTGATCGGGAAAATGGCTGATCAAATGCATGGGAACCAGGCGGGGCAACTCTTTGCGTTCGAGTTTCACAATGCTGTCCTGATACCAGCCAAACAGGTCCAGGCGATCAACCAGGTCAATATGAATCTCGCGCAGGTGCAGGGGAGCCGGAAGCTGATTCGATTTCAGGTGGTTATTGGTAATGACGTGCAGTTCGTTCCTGCACTCCTGGGACAGCGTATGGGCTTTCCCATTCACAACGATCCAGGGTTTTTCAAAGCGCTCTTTGAGAGTAATGCTCTTCTTAAAGTCTGTTTTTAATGGTTCGCTGAACCAGTTCACTCCATCGAAAATATCGTACGTCTCCATGCGCAGGTGCAGGGGAGTCCT
This sequence is a window from Gimesia sp.. Protein-coding genes within it:
- a CDS encoding dienelactone hydrolase family protein; translated protein: MNRLNLSAFLVLTLQVSLMLNSSQLVLQAEDVPPWAVLKAAPDQSPLPGTQQLTDQSDLSSKMIQGIDQFLLKQIALAAENRAQNWNRDLSSPAAYEKSIVPQKQELASILGLSDPLVPGRFASLESAPQKITNDFAVYEVTWPVLDDLQGAGLLLVPSGKIHGDIIAVPEASQTPEDLIFSKLPGGSYAQQLARSGFRVLIPTLINRELNKWNLSQREWLHRAGFELGRTLAGYEVQKIQAGVKLLQQTSGDSTRPVGIIGWGEGGRLALYAAALDLEIDVAAVCGYFGPREELWQEPADRNVFGLLNSLGDAEIASLVAPRTLIIENGMYPEYGYRTTAEGNLEVIDDHYPKMKGKPGKLLVPSQQEVRDEFARARQFVADLKTQTPCLTLIEANEAVGDKTLQALISSLDTDATLSTEVKPVELKTRSYAAQRHAGQLAEIERHNQRLLQLAYESRIEFMKNLKTGSLDEFKKTVEPYRDIFKKDVVGEFALKLLPANARTRKYQEGPKTVSYQVEMDVFPDVTAYGILTIPKDLKLDGSEKRPVVVTQHGLEGRPRHTVGEEKYAAYKSFSTHLAERGFITFAPQNPYILFDRFRTLQFKSQSIGRTLFSIAVPQHQQITDWLKTQPFVDGNRIGFYGISYGGKSAMRIPPLVENYALSICSADFGEWVWKNAATDQRSLRYSYVNKGEYEIFEWNLGGTFNYAEMAALICPRPFMVERGHFDGVEPDDRVAQEYAKVRFLYQAQLGIGDRTTIEWIKGPHAIHEQGAYDFLHQHLNWPEPEKSE
- a CDS encoding CehA/McbA family metallohydrolase, whose translation is MDLSRHNAFILLTVCITAFFTSELRSAESPLVIDAKSHQVEGKKTYETVFSAHANPTEFTLLFDLKLLKQSSGRYWKVFINDQDLGRLEANTRQIGADKQADGFQRIGFTVPAEVLKTGENTLAITGRGQPSVLRNIVLDPRPLKQALQLGSVTVKVQTPEDQPVPARLTIVNESGELPHLYNASQPMTAVRPGILYTLGTGDSFELPPGKYTLYATRGMEWGYDKQSIVVNYDQPQSHTLIISREVDTTGFIACDSHIHTLPGSGHGNATFEERMITIAGEGIEVAVATDHNHISDYRPFQKSTGTQSHFHAISGDEVTTRNGHFTAFPFDPDKAVPGGVKGRNPLFLENDSWSELIADMRLKGAEVIILNHPYWPSIPDGPFGRFRFNRRTGNRGEGPEFNFNGYEVAQPANKIPDFFYALEDWMSLLNRGSKLTAVGATDSHTVNDPVGQARTYLKSTTDKVSEIVPREVYDAFTQGRAVASAGIFADLKLQGQYQMGDLVPENAIHADKKTGSKLTATLRVASPSWVQPREAMIYVNGKQIAHQTIKTKSNQPTDQTLTFSLGLTPHDAYVVAFVLGDAITLPGWTTYGKASQAITNPIFLDVDGDGKYSAPRETAQRLIAKTQKEDGSFSPAQRKALLDSSAVKADAAVMLHVEDLLTQETTNDKDE
- a CDS encoding peroxidase family protein; protein product: MLFRKTSHQRKASRLSSHISVVEHLETRQLLSATNSLMTEPANHHHSMSDTTPEYPSIDGTGNNIDNPELGSTGTQLIRLAEAAYGDGLSTPAGEDRLSAREISNVIAAAETSQTNARYLTDLFWVWGQFIDHDITLTEAAHDEYGDPLEAFPIEVPTGDPYFDPDGSGDDVISLNRSAFEEDENGIRQQINQITAFIDGSMIYGSDAERADQLRTFSRGQLKTSDGDLLPYGDDGFFLAGDIRANENVALTSMHTLWVREHNRVATELSLENPDLTDEELYQQARQIVIGELQAITFNEYLPALFGEDAISKYMGYDSGVDPSIANEFSNAAYRYGHTMLSSELLRLDANGDVAAEGNISLVNAFFNPGELEANGIDSLLRGASVNLAQEIDNQLVDDVRNFLFGPPGSGGFDLASLNIQRGRDHGLADYNATRVALGLEAVQSFSDISSDPEVAAKLEALYGMVDNIDLWVGGLAEDHLPGSSMGETFTSIIVDQFQRLRDGDRFWYQNIFSGDVLKEIHDTTLADVIERNSEVSGLQENVFFAPSVLQIDLADLGSNDVTIRERNGNLEVVDNRTRTLISSQSLEGIERLMLTGSHHEPQQITIANLSSAILPGGMVVESGRSHSDTLVLNGTNQSDSIAVNVSSVDISGLQIDYTGLERIVLQGMDANDTIAVAGGLEVAVSILDHQDRDRHHERRGDQDHLKAKRDNHHPRQEPVRNVRRDSIEPGMIVLDQVFASSELDQILDQPPKRRRR
- the zigA gene encoding zinc metallochaperone GTPase ZigA, with amino-acid sequence MIQSSENVPRKLPVTVLSGFLGAGKTTLLNHVLANRAGLKVAVIVNDMSEINIDAALVREGNQALSRTEEKLVEMSNGCICCTLREDLMVEVSRLAQEQRFDYLLIESTGISEPMPVAETFTFADEEGRSLSDFAQLDTLVTVIDAANFQRDYQSHEDLVDRELGLSEDDRRNIVDLLIDQVEFANIILINKADLVSRQELEQLHAVIQHLNPNAHILESSFGKVDLKQVLGTGLFDMDSASTHTGWLETPRGEVHSEVDEYGVQSFTYQARRPFHPERLWRALDRDDSWLEHVLRSKGFAWLASQHNIANLWSHAGISVRFDPAGYWWAATKPEEWNIDQNQKREILSRYEGQYGDRRQELVFIGRDMDETLIRKVLDRCLLQDSEWIDGPEVWSTYSDPFQVTEETPISSHE
- a CDS encoding permease, producing the protein MIQYYLWGFALRFVQCLLEAAPFILAGLFIAAIFQRFFGSVETRRLFGEGTRSSLFRAWVIGMLLPVCSLGVIPVARELKKAGLAGGTIIAFAMSAPLFNPLSLLYGLTLSEPVTILTFALFSLLIVTLVGTIWDRLFPEKTEQPADDQVIPYGIKRVLSVGYSAAKEASGASLVYILIGLAGVALLGAFLPQASLQRSVNYDNSYAPLLMTGVAIPVYATPMLAMSQLGSMFQHANSVGAAFILLVLGAGVNLGLVAWIVRNYNWKKTMVWFGLLLLVIIGLAYGVEKPLFPTNIEPADHTHAFDIYCQPFSPGTTSFYQTAKQKLGHVIDPYEIYSAGILGGVILIGFLLRLVDRRGRIEDWLKKVEPVKSGKYDIVLPGPVLGILILVGLIVASGVGCFSYYPSPDVVCEEMTIAKTEALSGALSGNVSHSKYWIDIYDDWTRKLEVGVYLRNLNLSEYHHWKAQLLREKLELLAHEIEDEEHEEIRRLVADIQHTHRRMVDAYLRDMN
- a CDS encoding MoxR family ATPase — encoded protein: MASLLEKNIQMDLQQEYSRVDQLRDKLNQVLKGKADVIDNVIICLLSRGHLLLEDHPGLGKTMLAKALATLIGGRFARVQCTPDLLPSDITGFNIFNQKTHEFEFRQGPVFSDIMLADEINRATPRTQSALLEAMAERQVTVDAVRYQLSQDYFVIATQNPIDQHGTYPLPEAQLDRFSMKLSIGYPEENDEIRMLAAAIDQNTDVIAELEPVFGEQELLDMQRKIVAIPVAESVQRYLVQIGNVTRKHAQVSLGLSPRGLLTWQRVAQAHAFLEQRSYVIPDDLLETALPVLSVRLGVDQSESRALIEEILKSVKLPEYTLPSSN